In Pseudomonas nunensis, a single window of DNA contains:
- a CDS encoding OpgC family protein: protein MTSERDHRIDFFRGLALIFIFWDHVPHNPLGQITPRNFGFSDAAEIFVFLAGYAAVLAYGKILKRDGYLIACVKILRRAWVLYVVHIFLLAMLMGIVFFANSHVETRDLVEEMGMHHFITNPQQALTDELLLRFKPNLMDPLPLYIVLLAGLPLVLPMLVRAPWAVVAVSLTVYLLAPWFGWNLAAIKDGVWYFNPVVWQLLFVLGGATAIHGQRLRLPDTRALMRQPLFVSALVYAVLAGVITISWRWPEIHDALMPAWLSNLLYPISKTDLSPVRLLHFLALAYVTAKLLPDSGWTQNWLAQQSCRMGRYSLEVFCLGVLLAPLADMVNAMTDDAFAMQIFTALVGAGLMALLGVWLDFNKRLNRPVQAVTV, encoded by the coding sequence ATGACGTCTGAACGCGATCACCGCATCGACTTTTTTCGCGGCCTGGCCCTGATCTTCATTTTCTGGGATCACGTGCCGCACAACCCACTCGGGCAAATCACTCCGCGTAATTTCGGTTTCAGCGATGCGGCGGAAATTTTCGTGTTTCTGGCCGGGTACGCGGCAGTCCTGGCCTACGGCAAGATCCTCAAGCGCGACGGTTATCTGATCGCCTGCGTGAAAATCCTGCGCCGCGCCTGGGTGCTCTATGTGGTGCATATCTTTTTGCTGGCGATGCTGATGGGCATCGTGTTCTTCGCCAACAGCCATGTGGAAACCCGCGATCTGGTGGAAGAAATGGGCATGCACCACTTCATCACCAATCCCCAGCAAGCGCTGACGGATGAGTTGCTGTTGCGCTTCAAACCGAACCTCATGGACCCGCTGCCGCTGTACATCGTGCTGCTGGCCGGTTTGCCGTTGGTGCTGCCGATGCTGGTGCGCGCACCTTGGGCGGTGGTGGCCGTGTCGTTGACCGTGTACCTGCTGGCGCCGTGGTTTGGCTGGAACCTGGCGGCCATCAAGGATGGCGTGTGGTACTTCAACCCGGTGGTCTGGCAACTGCTGTTCGTACTCGGTGGCGCTACCGCGATTCACGGGCAGCGGCTGCGCCTGCCCGACACTCGAGCGCTGATGCGCCAACCGTTGTTTGTCAGTGCGCTGGTGTACGCGGTGCTCGCCGGGGTGATTACAATCTCCTGGCGCTGGCCGGAAATACACGACGCGCTGATGCCTGCGTGGCTGAGTAACCTGCTTTACCCGATCAGCAAGACCGACCTGTCGCCGGTGCGCCTGCTGCACTTCCTGGCGCTGGCCTACGTCACCGCCAAGTTATTGCCCGACAGCGGCTGGACGCAAAACTGGCTGGCGCAGCAAAGCTGTCGCATGGGGCGTTATTCGCTGGAGGTTTTCTGCCTGGGTGTGCTGTTGGCGCCATTGGCGGACATGGTCAATGCCATGACCGACGATGCGTTTGCCATGCAGATCTTCACTGCGCTGGTGGGGGCAGGGTTGATGGCGTTGCTGGGGGTTTGGCTGGATTTCAACAAGCGCTTGAACCGGCCGGTGCAAGCAGTAACCGTTTGA
- a CDS encoding REP-associated tyrosine transposase, producing MHPHPNSHRLRHGRYSEQGRGYLITAVVYQRLRVFSDWRLGRLLVAELRRAHEQQWVNSIAWVVMPDHFHWLVQLEQRSLAQLMQAIKSRSTLSINRASGTRGAFWQSGYHDRAIRDGEELRPFARYIVANPVRAGLVEKTGDYPLWDACWL from the coding sequence ATGCACCCACATCCGAACTCCCATCGACTGCGTCATGGACGTTACTCAGAACAAGGGCGAGGCTATCTGATCACTGCAGTCGTCTATCAACGTCTTCGTGTTTTCAGTGATTGGCGCTTGGGACGTCTACTGGTTGCTGAACTCAGGCGAGCCCATGAACAGCAATGGGTTAATTCAATAGCCTGGGTTGTCATGCCGGACCATTTTCATTGGCTGGTGCAATTGGAACAGCGCTCTCTGGCGCAACTGATGCAGGCCATCAAGTCTCGCAGCACATTGAGTATCAATCGAGCGTCAGGCACTCGTGGGGCATTCTGGCAAAGCGGCTACCACGACCGTGCGATCCGCGACGGCGAAGAACTTCGGCCTTTCGCCCGCTACATCGTTGCCAATCCGGTGCGTGCCGGGCTCGTGGAGAAAACTGGCGACTATCCGCTTTGGGATGCTTGCTGGCTTTGA
- a CDS encoding glucosyltransferase domain-containing protein, translated as MRMGDWLDRELGSRRVWLCFLLATLAYVLPLILADYPYIDDNWRSLAAGMGWAGEGRLFTQLFYNWLTFTDAAPNIFPLPLLLATLAMAWALTRLTFHYFIEPTFTHFLVVLAFWYNPFFLQNLSYQYDGPAMTLSLVAVIFAITFRSVSRVQQLLVPALLIALGLGLYQVSINVFIGLCCVELLRYANDRLPWPEGCRMIGWKVAQTGLAWLIYAATAYAYMNPNRTLLLNGQASPLQQVETNAGRVLEKVMLLFHGGFGWVFGALFLGAIAGSVLVGRRIIERRDNGRKNALIGLLCLLTLPIAVLLVPGAALFFRDFNEGARTLMGFSVVLLLLFYLSHLALAAVHRRLPLLLLVPLLAMLSLSYAYGRVLMLQKTFANTALNALSYDIASRPALRDAKRIYMSVTYSDHWLVGAAGSFKHLPVLRYLLNTDYYMLAENLPKAGITNVVAERERRNATRVGYQGFVPLVDSQYYRIYLLGDYGFIVMKEPRPIAELQW; from the coding sequence ATGCGCATGGGCGATTGGCTCGACAGAGAACTCGGCAGCCGGCGGGTCTGGCTGTGTTTTTTGTTGGCGACCCTTGCCTATGTTCTGCCGCTGATCCTCGCGGATTATCCGTACATCGATGACAACTGGCGTTCACTGGCCGCTGGCATGGGGTGGGCCGGGGAGGGGCGCTTATTCACCCAGCTGTTCTATAACTGGCTGACCTTTACCGATGCTGCGCCGAACATCTTCCCGCTGCCCTTGCTGCTGGCCACACTGGCGATGGCTTGGGCGCTGACCCGCCTGACCTTCCACTACTTTATCGAACCGACATTCACCCATTTTCTGGTGGTGCTCGCGTTCTGGTACAACCCGTTCTTCCTGCAAAACCTGTCGTATCAATATGACGGGCCGGCCATGACCTTGAGTCTGGTGGCGGTGATCTTCGCGATCACCTTTCGCAGTGTTTCGCGGGTGCAACAACTGCTGGTCCCCGCGTTGCTGATTGCCCTGGGCCTGGGGTTGTATCAGGTCAGTATCAACGTGTTTATCGGGCTGTGTTGCGTGGAGCTGTTGCGCTACGCGAACGACCGTCTGCCCTGGCCCGAAGGGTGCCGGATGATCGGCTGGAAAGTCGCGCAAACGGGGCTGGCCTGGTTGATCTACGCCGCCACGGCGTATGCCTACATGAACCCGAATCGCACTCTGTTATTGAATGGGCAGGCGAGCCCGCTGCAGCAAGTCGAAACCAATGCAGGCCGGGTGCTGGAAAAGGTCATGCTGCTGTTTCACGGTGGCTTCGGTTGGGTGTTTGGCGCGCTATTCCTGGGTGCGATTGCCGGCAGTGTGTTGGTGGGGCGACGCATCATTGAACGCAGGGATAACGGGCGGAAGAATGCGCTAATCGGGCTTCTGTGTTTACTGACCTTACCGATCGCGGTGCTGCTGGTACCCGGTGCCGCGCTGTTCTTCCGCGACTTCAATGAAGGCGCCCGAACCTTGATGGGTTTTTCAGTAGTGCTGTTGCTGCTGTTCTACCTGAGCCACTTGGCGCTGGCGGCCGTGCATCGACGATTGCCGCTGCTGTTGCTGGTCCCGCTGTTGGCCATGCTCTCGCTGTCCTACGCCTACGGCCGGGTGTTGATGCTACAAAAGACCTTCGCCAACACCGCGCTGAATGCCTTGAGCTACGACATCGCTTCGCGCCCGGCACTGCGCGATGCCAAGCGCATTTATATGTCGGTGACTTACTCCGATCACTGGCTGGTCGGGGCTGCCGGCTCGTTCAAACATTTGCCGGTGCTGCGCTATTTGCTGAACACCGATTACTACATGTTGGCCGAGAATCTGCCAAAAGCCGGCATCACCAACGTGGTGGCCGAGCGCGAGCGGCGCAATGCAACCCGGGTCGGGTATCAGGGATTTGTACCGTTGGTGGACAGTCAGTACTACCGCATTTATCTGCTGGGAGATTACGGTTTTATCGTCATGAAAGAGCCGAGGCCGATCGCTGAGTTGCAGTGGTGA
- a CDS encoding amino acid permease, which yields MPAGNHLPQGETAQGGPLKRELGERHIRLMALGACIGVGLFLGSAKAIEMAGPAIMLSYIIGGLAILVIMRALGEMAVHNPVAGSFSRYAQDYLGPLAGFLTGWNYWFLWLVTCVAEITAVAVYMGVWFPDVPRWIWALSALISMGTINLIAVKAFGEFEFWFALIKIVTIIAMVIGGIGVIAFGFGNDGVALGISNLWAHGGFMPNGVQGVLMSLQMVMFAYLGVEMIGLTAGEAKNPQKTIPNAIGSVFWRILLFYVGALFVILSIYPWNEIGTQGSPFVMTFERLGIKTAAGIINFVVITAALSSCNGGIFSTGRMLYSLAQNGQAPAGFATTSSNGVPRRALLLSIFVLLLGVLLNYMVPEKVFVWVTAIATFGAIWTWVMILLAQLKFRKGLSASERAGLKYKMWLYPVSSYLALAFLVLVVGLMAYFPDTRVALYVGPAFLVLLTVLFYVFKLQPTNVAQGAVRSAS from the coding sequence ATGCCAGCAGGCAATCATCTGCCCCAAGGCGAGACCGCTCAGGGCGGCCCGCTTAAACGCGAACTGGGCGAACGGCATATTCGCTTGATGGCACTCGGTGCCTGTATCGGCGTCGGCCTGTTCCTCGGGTCGGCCAAGGCCATTGAAATGGCCGGCCCCGCGATCATGCTGTCCTACATCATCGGCGGTCTGGCGATCCTGGTGATCATGCGCGCCCTCGGCGAGATGGCCGTGCACAACCCGGTCGCAGGCTCCTTCAGCCGTTACGCCCAGGATTATCTCGGTCCGTTGGCCGGTTTCCTTACCGGCTGGAACTACTGGTTCCTGTGGTTGGTGACCTGCGTTGCGGAAATCACTGCGGTGGCGGTGTACATGGGCGTCTGGTTCCCCGACGTGCCGCGCTGGATCTGGGCGCTGTCGGCGTTGATCAGCATGGGCACCATCAACCTGATCGCGGTAAAAGCCTTCGGTGAGTTTGAATTCTGGTTCGCCCTGATCAAGATCGTCACGATCATTGCGATGGTGATCGGCGGTATCGGCGTGATCGCGTTCGGTTTCGGCAACGACGGCGTGGCCTTGGGGATTTCCAACCTGTGGGCCCACGGCGGCTTCATGCCTAACGGCGTGCAAGGCGTATTGATGTCCCTGCAAATGGTGATGTTCGCCTACCTCGGCGTCGAGATGATCGGCCTGACCGCCGGGGAAGCGAAGAACCCGCAGAAGACCATTCCCAATGCGATCGGATCGGTGTTCTGGCGGATCCTGCTGTTCTACGTCGGCGCGTTGTTTGTGATCCTGTCGATCTACCCGTGGAACGAAATCGGCACCCAAGGCAGCCCGTTCGTGATGACTTTCGAGCGTCTGGGGATCAAGACTGCCGCCGGCATCATCAACTTCGTGGTGATCACGGCAGCGCTGTCGTCGTGCAACGGCGGTATCTTCAGCACCGGTCGCATGCTTTACAGCCTGGCGCAGAACGGCCAGGCCCCGGCCGGTTTCGCCACGACCTCGAGCAACGGCGTGCCCCGTCGCGCACTGCTGCTGTCGATCTTCGTGCTGTTGCTGGGTGTGCTGCTCAACTACATGGTCCCGGAAAAAGTCTTCGTCTGGGTGACAGCGATTGCCACCTTCGGCGCGATCTGGACCTGGGTGATGATCCTGCTGGCCCAGCTCAAATTCCGCAAAGGTTTGAGCGCCAGCGAACGGGCCGGCCTGAAATACAAGATGTGGCTGTACCCGGTCAGTTCCTACCTGGCGCTGGCATTCCTGGTGCTGGTAGTCGGCCTGATGGCGTACTTCCCGGACACCCGCGTGGCGCTGTATGTCGGCCCGGCGTTCCTGGTGCTGCTGACGGTGTTGTTCTATGTGTTCAAGTTGCAACCGACCAATGTGGCGCAAGGTGCGGTGCGTTCGGCGTCTTGA
- a CDS encoding transglycosylase domain-containing protein yields the protein MGALWQSDSSKTVVPTERVDDAPLPEKPRRAKHGWKAFWLLLLIILVVLGLAAAKEMRTSKFQAREVSKFAASLSYEVQPGPSDAIRYPGAGPFDLRLGYSSMGDFLARLLKRNYVIASQTRFSPALMKYSDRGFFVPYAEKIQAGLSITDCRAAPLYQFNYPQQLYSSFDSIPPVVVSSLLFIENRFLLDPKQPLANPAVDWPRFGMAAWSQVAKLMHLPGQSAGGSTLATQLEKYRHSPDGLTVSGAEKIRQMISASVRAYQSGPQTLQSRQNVVRDYLNSVPLSAVPGHGEVHGMAEGLRVWYGADFNKANETLASTATDPKTMAAKGLALREMLSLMIAQRRPSHYLTKGHDELADLTDSHIRLLAQNNVIDAQFAAAALASKVTYRDWQTQPTIQPIETNKGISTARSRLASMLNRPLYDLDRLDLSATSTLQSDLQAQATEYLKHLADPVFAGQIGLIGERLLTPTSTTAVRYSFTLFELTPDGSRVRVQTDSTDQPFDINEGSKLELGSTAKMRVLTTYLQIISELHDKYADKTVAELKKTDVPDQDRLSRWVVDYLIQNNDRDLSKMLGAALDRKYSASPGEAFFTGGGLHTFHNFRNEDNGRLPTLRDAIRESINLPFIRLMRDIVRYTTYSGPSSSAELLKDDRDPRRQEYLASFADKEGTSFLLKFWKKYRNKDTDARLETFLDSMRPTPIRMAAVHRYLYPDAEQAAFNTFVRAHLKGAKLNEKLTDERLERLYLSYGPGSYDLPDQGFIAKVHPLDLWLIGYLLHHPDAKWSEIVKASQFERQEVYSWLFKSKHKGARDSRIRTMLEIEAFLDIHQRWQKVGYPFDHLVPSLATAIGSSGDRPAALAELIGTILNDGVRMPTLRIDSLHFAANTPYETQVINDPNVGKRVMPSEVAAAMREALSHVVDAGTAKRVSGSFKTPDGTPLAMGGKTGTGDNRIEAIGAGGRILSSKSINRTATFVFYIGDHHFGTLTAFVPGRTAETFKFTSALPVQVLKGMAPILTPYLQPGRNTECQAPVVVQR from the coding sequence ATGGGCGCGTTATGGCAATCCGATTCGAGTAAAACCGTGGTTCCGACTGAACGTGTGGATGATGCGCCTTTACCTGAAAAACCCCGTCGTGCCAAACACGGCTGGAAGGCATTCTGGTTGTTGCTGCTGATTATCCTGGTCGTGCTGGGGCTGGCCGCCGCCAAGGAAATGCGCACCTCTAAATTTCAGGCCCGGGAAGTCAGCAAATTTGCCGCGTCCTTGAGTTATGAGGTTCAACCCGGTCCCAGCGACGCGATTCGCTACCCGGGTGCGGGGCCGTTCGATTTGCGTTTGGGCTACAGCTCCATGGGAGATTTTCTTGCCCGGTTGCTCAAGCGCAACTACGTCATCGCTTCGCAAACCCGCTTTTCGCCGGCGCTGATGAAGTACAGCGACCGGGGCTTTTTCGTGCCCTATGCGGAGAAAATCCAGGCCGGGCTGTCGATCACCGATTGCCGCGCGGCGCCGCTGTACCAGTTCAACTATCCGCAACAGCTGTATTCCAGCTTCGATTCGATCCCGCCGGTGGTGGTCAGTAGCTTGCTATTCATCGAAAACCGTTTCCTGCTCGACCCCAAGCAGCCCCTGGCCAACCCGGCCGTGGACTGGCCGCGGTTCGGCATGGCCGCATGGTCCCAAGTGGCGAAACTGATGCACTTGCCGGGGCAGTCGGCGGGCGGCAGTACTTTGGCGACGCAGCTTGAGAAATACCGCCACTCCCCCGACGGCTTGACCGTCTCGGGCGCGGAGAAGATCCGCCAGATGATTTCCGCCAGCGTGCGCGCCTATCAGAGCGGGCCGCAGACCTTGCAGTCGCGGCAAAACGTGGTGCGCGACTACCTCAACAGCGTGCCGCTGTCGGCCGTTCCCGGTCACGGTGAAGTGCATGGCATGGCCGAAGGCTTGCGCGTCTGGTACGGCGCCGATTTCAACAAGGCCAATGAAACCCTGGCCAGCACCGCCACGGATCCAAAGACCATGGCCGCCAAAGGCCTGGCCCTGCGTGAAATGCTGTCGCTGATGATCGCCCAGCGCCGCCCTTCTCACTACCTGACCAAAGGTCATGACGAACTGGCCGACCTCACCGACAGCCACATCCGCCTGCTGGCCCAGAACAATGTCATTGATGCGCAGTTCGCCGCCGCCGCGCTGGCCAGCAAAGTCACCTACCGCGACTGGCAGACCCAACCGACCATCCAGCCGATTGAAACCAATAAAGGCATCAGCACTGCGCGCAGCCGCTTGGCGTCGATGCTCAACCGGCCGCTGTACGACCTCGACCGCCTCGACCTGTCAGCCACCAGCACTTTGCAAAGTGACCTGCAGGCCCAGGCCACCGAGTACCTCAAGCACCTCGCCGACCCAGTGTTTGCCGGGCAGATCGGCCTGATCGGCGAACGCCTGCTCACCCCCACCAGTACCACGGCGGTGCGCTACAGCTTCACGCTGTTTGAACTGACCCCGGATGGTTCTCGCGTGCGGGTGCAGACTGACAGCACCGACCAGCCCTTCGACATCAACGAAGGCAGCAAACTGGAACTGGGTTCCACCGCCAAGATGCGGGTGCTGACCACATACTTGCAGATCATTTCCGAGCTGCACGACAAGTACGCCGACAAGACCGTGGCCGAGTTGAAAAAAACCGACGTCCCCGATCAGGATCGCCTGAGCCGTTGGGTCGTCGATTACCTGATCCAGAACAACGACCGCGACCTGTCGAAAATGCTCGGCGCCGCGCTCGACCGCAAATACTCGGCCAGCCCCGGTGAAGCCTTCTTCACCGGTGGCGGGCTGCACACGTTCCACAACTTTCGCAACGAGGACAACGGCCGCCTGCCGACCCTGCGCGATGCCATCCGCGAGTCGATCAACCTGCCGTTCATTCGCCTGATGCGTGACATCGTGCGCTACACCACTTATTCCGGCCCCAGCAGCAGCGCCGAATTGCTCAAGGACGACCGCGACCCTCGGCGTCAGGAATATCTGGCTTCTTTTGCCGACAAGGAAGGCACGTCGTTCCTGCTCAAGTTCTGGAAAAAATACAGAAACAAGGACACCGACGCGCGCCTCGAAACCTTCCTCGACAGCATGCGCCCGACCCCGATTCGCATGGCCGCCGTGCACCGTTATCTCTACCCGGACGCCGAGCAGGCCGCGTTCAACACCTTCGTGCGCGCCCATCTCAAAGGCGCCAAGCTCAACGAAAAACTCACCGACGAACGCCTGGAGCGCCTGTACCTGAGCTACGGCCCTGGCTCCTATGACTTGCCGGACCAGGGTTTTATCGCCAAGGTCCACCCGCTGGATCTGTGGTTGATCGGCTACCTGCTGCACCACCCGGACGCCAAGTGGAGCGAGATCGTCAAAGCCAGTCAGTTCGAACGCCAGGAGGTCTACAGCTGGCTGTTCAAGAGTAAACACAAGGGCGCCCGCGACAGTCGCATTCGCACCATGCTCGAGATCGAAGCCTTTCTCGACATTCATCAACGCTGGCAGAAGGTCGGCTACCCGTTCGATCACCTGGTGCCATCGCTGGCCACTGCCATCGGCAGCTCCGGTGACCGGCCGGCGGCCTTGGCCGAACTGATCGGCACCATCCTCAACGATGGCGTGCGCATGCCAACGCTGCGCATCGACAGCCTGCACTTCGCCGCCAACACGCCGTATGAAACTCAAGTGATCAACGACCCGAATGTCGGCAAACGGGTGATGCCTTCCGAAGTCGCCGCAGCCATGCGCGAAGCCTTGTCGCATGTGGTGGACGCCGGTACGGCCAAACGCGTGTCCGGCAGTTTCAAGACACCGGACGGCACACCACTGGCGATGGGCGGCAAGACCGGCACCGGGGATAACCGCATCGAAGCCATCGGCGCCGGTGGGCGGATCCTCAGTTCGAAATCGATCAACCGTACTGCGACTTTCGTGTTCTACATCGGCGATCACCACTTCGGCACCTTGACTGCATTCGTACCAGGCCGTACTGCCGAAACATTCAAATTCACTTCGGCGTTGCCGGTACAGGTGCTCAAGGGCATGGCGCCGATCCTGACGCCTTATTTGCAGCCCGGTCGCAACACGGAATGCCAGGCACCGGTGGTCGTGCAGCGATGA
- a CDS encoding GtrA family protein: MKALWKGFSSYAAVGLANAIIHWQIFFVLTAAAELSQATSNFAAFCVAASFSFYVNALYTFDAEVSVTGYLLFIAVMGILSYGIGRIGDTWLLHGLVTVTTFSLLSLVCGFFFSRFVLFRERQA, from the coding sequence ATGAAAGCCTTATGGAAAGGTTTCTCCAGTTACGCGGCGGTCGGGTTGGCCAACGCAATTATTCATTGGCAGATATTTTTCGTTCTCACCGCCGCCGCGGAGCTCAGTCAGGCCACCAGCAACTTTGCGGCGTTTTGCGTGGCCGCGTCGTTTTCCTTCTATGTGAATGCGCTTTACACCTTTGATGCCGAAGTCTCAGTAACCGGGTATCTGCTGTTCATCGCTGTCATGGGCATCCTGAGCTACGGCATCGGGCGCATAGGCGATACATGGCTGCTTCATGGCCTGGTGACGGTGACAACGTTTTCATTGTTGAGCCTGGTGTGCGGGTTTTTCTTTTCGAGGTTTGTGCTGTTTCGTGAGCGCCAGGCATGA